GAAGGGTCGCTTTGTTGGGTTTCCATGCTGTCTCCGTCGTCCGTCTCAATTCGCGGGCGTCGGCCGACTCTATCGCGGACCGACCCCTGAACCGATACCACGACTGATACGTCGTTGGCGGTGATAAATCTACGCACGCCCCGAGTGAGCAAAACCGTGTCGGTCGGTAGCGTACCTCTCCTGACTACTGTTACCACAATTCTATTGCTCACAGAGGTCTACCTTCCCACGGATGGCACTGCTCGGCACCGACCGACGAGTGTTGACCCTCGCGTTCGCCCGGATGATAGACGCGGTGGGCAACTCGTTTCTCATCGTCGTCCTCCCGCAGTTTCTGGACGAGGTCGTCCTCGACGCGCCGAGCGGTGCGGCCGGGAGCGGCACCGAGATTCTGGGTGTCGCAGTCTCCCAATCGGTTCTCATCGGCGTCGCGCTCTCGCTGTTCGGCTTTCTCAGCAGTTTCGGCCAACCGTTCACGGGACGACTCTCGGACCGCTCGCGTCGGGCTTTCTGGTTACGTTCGGGTTCGTCTGGCCCTTCGCGTTCGGGAGCGCGCTGGCGGCGATAGGTTGGCGTTGGTCTACACGCAGGTCGAGGAGACCGTCTCGGAACCCGAAGAAATCGCCGCGCCGGTGCCGCAGGATTAGCTCACTCGAAGTCCGGTTCCCGGTCCTCCACGAACGCCTCCATCCCTTCGCGCTGGTCGTGGGTGCCGAATAGGCCGCTCCAGAGGCGGCGCTCGTAGCGCAGGCCCGCGGCTTGGTCGGTCTCGTGGGACTGATTCAGGGCCTCCTTGGCGGCGGCGAGCGCGTAGGTCGGCTTGGCCGCGAGGTCGGCCGCGAGTTCGCCGACGTGTTCGTCGAGTTGGTCGCCTGCGACGACTTCGCCGACGAGACCGTGTTCGTTGGCGTCTTGGGCGTCGATGCGCTCGCCGAAGAAAATGAGGCGGCGCGCCAACTCGTCGCCGACGAGTCGGGGGAGTCGCTGGGTGCCGCCCCAACCGGGGATGATGCCGAGGTCGATCTCGGTCTGGCCGAGGACGGCGCTCTCGCTGGCGACTCGGAGGTCACAGGCCAGCGCGAGTTCACACCCGCCGCCGAAGGCGTAGCCGTTGATGGCCGCGATGGCTGGCGCAGGGAACTGCTCGATTTTATCCGCGACGCGGTGGCCCAGTTCGGCGTAGGCTTGGGCCTCGGGCACCGAGAGGTCCTGCATGTAGCCGATGTCTGCGCCAGCGACGAAGGCGTCGTCGCCCGCGCCGGTGATGACCAGCGCGCCGACGCCCTCGGACTCGGCCTCCTCGACGGCTTCCTCGATGGCTTCGAGGGTATCGACGTTGAGCGCGTTGAGTCGGTCGGGTCGGTCCACGGTCAGCGTTGCGACGCCGTCCTCGTAATCGAGGGTAATGGTCTCCCAATCGGACATATTTGACAGAACGACCGCCTCGGGAATAATCCTTCCGAGACCGGACATCGACGCGCTGTCTCTCTCGGGGATGTCCCCGACGCGGGGCAGATTGGCCAATCACCCCCGGCGCGTGCGGGCGGGGCGCGCGACTGCGCGCCCCGCCCATCCGCGCGAGGGAAGTCGGCCGCGGATGCGGCCGACGAGGTTGGGGAGGCGTGAGGCCGACGCGGGACCGTGCGGTTGCGGTGCTGGGCGGTATGATTGGCTCAAGCCTGAAGCTAGCTCTTCTCGTCTTCCCTCACTCACAGTCCCTCCACCGTCACCCTTTCCCTACTCACACTCACTCTATCGTCGCCCTTTCTTCCTTCCGGAAAGCGGAAATATCACCCCGCCGTAGCGCCGAGCGATGACTCTCTCGGAGGAGGCCCGCGAGCGACTCGCCGACCTCGTGGAGCTACAGCCGACCAAAAACTCGGAGCTACAGGAGCGATGGGGTCTCGAAAGCGGTAGCGAGGTCCACCAGTACCTCGAAAACGAACTCGGGGAGTATTACTACCGCGACGACAACAGCCTGATTCGGGCGAACAAGGAGGCCGCGGAACTGGTGGACGTGGAACCCGGCGTCGTGGACGACGAGGGCGAGGGCGCGCCCTCGGCGATTCGGGTGCCGCGACTCCAGCAACAGGTGTTCGCCGTCGTCGCCGGGCCGGACGACGACTCCGAGAGCGTGGTCTCGGTCCTCCAGAAGTTGCGCGCGGAGTTCGACGTGGACCCCGAGGCTGAGGCGGTCCGGAGCGCGCTACAGGCCTTGCGGCGCAAGGGCGTCGTCGAAGTCGTCTACCGGACCGTACCGACGTTCAAACTGGCTGTCGAGCGCGATTCGGTCGAGGTGTCGGTTTCGGACTGACTCGGTCGAGTCCGGGCAGGGCGTTTTCCGGCTACTCCGGCCGATTGCGCTCCCGGCGCGTTTCCAATAGCTTCTGAATCCCCTTCCCCGGCCCGCCCTCGATTGGCCAGTTTTTCGTTCGCCACTGGGGCGGTTCCGGGGAGAAATCCCCGCAGGACCCCGAACACTCCGAACTCGTCTGGTGGCAGTTCTTCGCCCCACACCACGGCAGGAGCGTCCGTCCCTCCCTGCGTAACTGGAAGTGCCGACAGTCCGGGCGCATGGTCTCGGCGAAGGCCCGCCACCCCTTCTCGTAGGCGCGCTCGGCGATTTCGAGGCGCTTGTCGGCTTTCCACTCGGGGTCGGCGTACTCGAAGCGCGCGGCCGACTCGCCGTATTTCGTCTCCTCGCCGCGCTCCAGAATCCGCGTGCCGGGAGCCTCGGCGTCGAGGCTCCGGGGGAACCACTCGACGCTCGCTTGTGGGTCGTTTCTCCCCGCTCGCTCTTCCGAGGCGCTTCGGGTCTCGCTATCGAGCGTCAGAATCCCGGCTTCGACGGGCAGGCGCTCCAACATGGCGGGTTCGACGCGCTCGCCGGTCTCGCGCGTAGCGACCCACACCTCGTCGGCCAGCGAGAGCGCCACGTCGTACTCCATCTGGGCGGCGAGGTCGCGGGCCGCGCTCGCGTCCAAGTCGGGCTTGTTCTCGACGGCGACGATGCGCTCTATCCAGTCGGGATAGGCCCGCTTGCGGCGAATCTCGATGCGATTGGCTCGCTTTCGAGTATCGAGGATGCCGCGGTCGTCGGCCCGGTGGATGGTCTCGCGGACGTACCGCCACGGGTAGCCGGGGTCCGGGAGCGCATCGCGGTAATACGCCCAGTCGGCGGGCGCGTGGGGAATCACGTCCAGCAGGTTCGAGTCGAGGCGCTTGCGGCCGAACTTCGCTCGCTGGCGCAGGGCCTCGGGGTCCACCTCCACGACGAGGGTGTCCCATCGCCTGCGCTTGGTGCCGAGTTGGCGCGCGACGATTGCGGGGCGAGTTCCGAGGGCGTCGTTCGTGTCACCCTTATCGTCCGCGCTATCCTCGTCGCCGGGCGGCCACTCGCGCTCGGCCCACCGGCAGGTCCGCAACTCGAAGACGAACTCGGGGTCGGCCTCCGCGTTCGAATCGGTCTCGGCGCTCCGGTCGTCCGCGTCCGCGTCGCTCACGGTCGGCGTTCGGAGCGGACGGGCCTAAGTCGTTCGGAAGGCGGGCAAGACCACTCGGAAGAGAGCGGAGCGCTCGAACGGCGAAGCCGTGGCTCGACAGTAAGTCGAACGACGACCGCGCGCGGCGGCTACTCCTCGTCGCGCTCCTCTTTCTCGTTGAGGAACTCGTGGGCGTCTTCGAGGATTTCGCGCGGCCCGTCCTGCGTGATGGTGTTTATCGCTTGGTCGTAGTCGCGCCACTGGTGGTCGCGGTGTTCGTGGGACAGCTCCGCGCTGGCCTCGTAGGACTTGGCGATGAACAGGTGGACCGTCTTGTGGATGGTGTTTCCGTTGGCCTCGAAGACGTAGTCGTAGTCGTCGCGGAAGCCGTCGAGGAGCCGGAAGTCCTTGATTCCGGCCTCTTCTTTCACTTCGCGGATAGCTGTCTGCTGTAACTCTTCGCTCCCCTCAACCCCGCCTTTGGGGAACTCCCAGTCGCCCGGACGAGACTTGAGGAGGAGGTATTCTCGGCGACCGCGGGTATCCCGGTAGAGGATTGCGCCCGCGCTCGTAGCTTCAACCGTCATTTAGCGGAGTATAAACGGCCGTCGGTTAAGAGAATGTCGGAGAACCCGCGTGCGTCGATTGTGACTGTCCGGCGATTCGAACGGATACGGACGAGTCCCGAATCGACGCGAGCGACGACTTCGGGAGGACGCGCTCGAACTCCGCGCGGCCCGCGACGAGAACAGACGTTTTACGTACCTCGGTGCTGAAGAACATCGACAGCGAACTCCCAGCCATGACCTTCGTAACTAAACTCCGGCTTCAGAGCGGGAATCGCCCGGCTCTGGACCGAATCGTAGACGAGATTCGCTCGACAGCAGAACGAAAAGGCGCGGAACTCCGCGGACCCCACTCGGCCCCGCCGGAACGACTCAGCGTCCCGCAGTACAAATCGACCGCGGGCGACGAACACCGCCAGTTCCGGTCGTGGGACTACACCGTCTATACCCGCGAGATGGAGATTGTCGGCCACAACGAGCTGGCACGACAGGTCACCGCGCTCGATTTCCCCGACGGCGTCCACGTCGAAGCCGAACTCGAACAAGTAGAGCAGATGGCTTGACTGCCGGATTCTTCTGCGAGGACGCGACTTTCGGTGAGACTCTCGACCGTCGGTTTCTCGCGTTTTCAAAAGAATAGAGCGTCGCGTCGAACCTCGAACGAGCGCCGCGTTCAGAACGACGACTCGCCAACCGTCTCCAGATACGTCGCCGTGCCTCGATGGTCGTTGCCGTCGAACTCCTCGACGCGGAGTTTGACGCGCGTGTCGAGGGCGTTCTCGGGCGCGCCCTCGATGCGGAGAATCGTGTCGCCGACGCGCGCGACGGGCGCGCCGCGCTCGGTGCCCGTCACGAACGCCGAAACCTCCTCGCCCGGTTCGAAGGTGGGCTTGCTCGTCCGGAAGGTCAAGCCAGCCAAATACTTCCTACGGAGGCTCATACGCGAGCCACCTCCTCGGACTCGCGGTCGGTCGTGTACTCCAACCCAAATCCGGTCAGCGCTGCGAGGATGAACACGCCGAACAGGAACCAGCCGTGGAAGACAAACGGCCAGACCTCCACGGGGTTGACCAGCAGCGATTGGGTGAACCAGTCGAACTGTCCGGGGAGACCCTGCATCTCGGTGTAGCCCACGAGGACGCCGCCCGCCCACGGGAAGATGTAGCCGAGCGCGGAGGTGTTAGCGTCGAGAATGTTCGCGCGCCGGTAGCCGTTGATGTTGAACCGCTCGCCGATGCGCGCGATGTAGGGCGCGATGGCGATCTCCGCGGCGGTGTTGATGGTAATCATCGCGTTGACCGACGCCGTGCCGAGGACCATCGTGGTCTCGGCCCGCCGGACGTTGGTGGCGACATTTTCGAGCAACCAGTTCTGGATGGCCTCGAAGCCGCCGCCCTGAATCATGATGCGCGCTCCCGCGACGATGAGCAGGGTCAGCA
This genomic stretch from Halorussus pelagicus harbors:
- a CDS encoding enoyl-CoA hydratase/isomerase family protein — its product is MSDWETITLDYEDGVATLTVDRPDRLNALNVDTLEAIEEAVEEAESEGVGALVITGAGDDAFVAGADIGYMQDLSVPEAQAYAELGHRVADKIEQFPAPAIAAINGYAFGGGCELALACDLRVASESAVLGQTEIDLGIIPGWGGTQRLPRLVGDELARRLIFFGERIDAQDANEHGLVGEVVAGDQLDEHVGELAADLAAKPTYALAAAKEALNQSHETDQAAGLRYERRLWSGLFGTHDQREGMEAFVEDREPDFE
- a CDS encoding DUF5787 family protein encodes the protein MRTCRWAEREWPPGDEDSADDKGDTNDALGTRPAIVARQLGTKRRRWDTLVVEVDPEALRQRAKFGRKRLDSNLLDVIPHAPADWAYYRDALPDPGYPWRYVRETIHRADDRGILDTRKRANRIEIRRKRAYPDWIERIVAVENKPDLDASAARDLAAQMEYDVALSLADEVWVATRETGERVEPAMLERLPVEAGILTLDSETRSASEERAGRNDPQASVEWFPRSLDAEAPGTRILERGEETKYGESAARFEYADPEWKADKRLEIAERAYEKGWRAFAETMRPDCRHFQLRREGRTLLPWCGAKNCHQTSSECSGSCGDFSPEPPQWRTKNWPIEGGPGKGIQKLLETRRERNRPE
- a CDS encoding uS10/mL48 family ribosomal protein translates to MTFVTKLRLQSGNRPALDRIVDEIRSTAERKGAELRGPHSAPPERLSVPQYKSTAGDEHRQFRSWDYTVYTREMEIVGHNELARQVTALDFPDGVHVEAELEQVEQMA
- a CDS encoding DUF7513 family protein, with translation MSLRRKYLAGLTFRTSKPTFEPGEEVSAFVTGTERGAPVARVGDTILRIEGAPENALDTRVKLRVEEFDGNDHRGTATYLETVGESSF
- a CDS encoding bis(5'-nucleosyl)-tetraphosphatase, which gives rise to MTVEATSAGAILYRDTRGRREYLLLKSRPGDWEFPKGGVEGSEELQQTAIREVKEEAGIKDFRLLDGFRDDYDYVFEANGNTIHKTVHLFIAKSYEASAELSHEHRDHQWRDYDQAINTITQDGPREILEDAHEFLNEKEERDEE
- a CDS encoding DUF5797 family protein, with the translated sequence MTLSEEARERLADLVELQPTKNSELQERWGLESGSEVHQYLENELGEYYYRDDNSLIRANKEAAELVDVEPGVVDDEGEGAPSAIRVPRLQQQVFAVVAGPDDDSESVVSVLQKLRAEFDVDPEAEAVRSALQALRRKGVVEVVYRTVPTFKLAVERDSVEVSVSD